From one Cyprinus carpio isolate SPL01 chromosome B3, ASM1834038v1, whole genome shotgun sequence genomic stretch:
- the LOC109057555 gene encoding ral guanine nucleotide dissociation stimulator-like 1 has protein sequence MGKWELTMEPVQEWGEEHEDGAVFGITLRREPVQQSAGPTEAFVQYRTCKVRRLKAATLDKLVSHLLDPCCQEQDYGRILLSTYRTFTSSNKLIEMLLQREHLASAVDSTNYPNSSLWTVLQMWLEEYSDDLRDAPMHSSLRLMCLQLRGHPALFPLAKHYETLLKNFQAEDVVAGGPVDQIQESGLNKGVRDYESDNLADFMGFSVTDVAEQLTRMDADLFMKVVPFQCLGCVWSQRDKKENLSPTIWATIAQFNAVTNWVITSLLRSSTSVAQRARVIEKWVRIAQVCRELKNFSSLKAILSALQSNPIYRLRKTWAAVSREAMSVFENLCETFPDENCVLTSREIFVDDGSQTDMDNTTPKTSKRCPLTKQMSSAGGTVPYLGTYLTVLTMLDTALPDTVEGGLINFEKRRREYEILKQIRQLQALCSQYVLPHHPQIAAWLQSQKLLSDQESYEFSRQLETPHDTSPSNSGWSHRTLAKKLSSLLTGNEESKKNADQISVSSSGSSGSEIEEISASQSASFISPSLSSCAQNAEAFPSSSSPDSSTMSSSSSSSQQDLNLNPSSSFSSSSASADPHLVSSHKRSVSMTSLPFYNRQVDDSCIIRVSVEFCNNGNMYKSILLTSQDKTAQVIQRALQKHNLEDVSEQDFTLIQVLAQGRELHIPKKANVYYAMSTSANYDFVLRRCPKGQRKQLMRSVSLSSGRATK, from the exons ATGGGAAAATGGGAGTTGACAATG GAGCCTGTTCAGGAGTGGGGTGAGGAGCATGAAGACGGGGCGGTGTTTGGGATCACCCTGCGCAGGGAGCCGGTCCAGCAGTCGGCCGGTCCCACAGAGGCGTTCGTTCAGTACCGAACATGTAAAGTACGCAGGTTAAAAGCGGCTACGCTGGATAAGCTGGTCTCTCACCTTCTGGACCCCTGCTGTCAGGAGCAAGACTACGGCAGGATACTGCTGTCCACGTATCGCACCTTCACCAGCTCCAACAAACTCATCGAGATGCTCCTCCAGAG GGAACACCTTGCCTCTGCGGTTGACAGCACCAATTACCCTAACAG CTCTTTGTGGACTGTGCTCCAGATGTGGCTGGAGGAGTACAGTGATGATTTGAGGGATGCTCCCATGCACTCGTCCCTGCGTCTCATGTGCTTACAGCTGAGAGGACACCCCGCTCTCTTCCCCCTGGCCAAGCACTATGAAACGCTCCTTAAGAACTTTCAGGCTGAAG ATGTTGTGGCAGGTGGTCCAGTTGATCAAATACAAGAATCAGGCTTGAATAAAGGGGTGAGAGACTATGAGTCAGATAACCTGGCGGATTTCATGGGTTTCTCTGTTACGGATGTCGCTGAACAGCTCACGCGAATGGACGCT GACCTGTTTATGAAGGTGGTCCCTTTCCAGTGTCTGGGTTGTGTGTGGTCTCAACGGGACAAGAAGGAGAACCTCTCGCCCACTATTTGGGCCACCATCGCCCAGTTCAATGCAGTCACCAACTGGGTCATCACTTCTCTTCTTCGATCCTCGACATCTGTCGCACAAAGAGCCAGAGTCATTGAGAAATGGGTTCGGATTGCACAG GTGTGCAGAGAGCTGAAGAACTTCTCTTCTCTTAAAGCCATTTTGTCTGCCCTTCAGTCCAACCCCATCTATAGACTAAGGAAGACATGGGCTGCTGTCAGCAG AGAGGCCATGTCTGTCTTTGAGAACCTGTGTGAAACCTTCCCAGATGAGAACTGTGTTCTGACCAGCCGAGAAATCTTTGTGGAT GATGGGAGTCAAACTGACATGGATAACACTACCCCCAAAACATCCAAGAGATGCCCTCTAACGAAACAGATG AGCTCAGCTGGAGGGACGGTTCCATATCTGGGGACATACCTTACAGTACTGACCATGCTGGACACGGCCCTACCGGACACTGTGGAG GGTGGCCTCATTAACTTTGAAAAGAGGAGACGG GAATATGAGATTTTAAAGCAGATCCGTCAGCTGCAGGCCTTGTGTTCCCAGTATGTTTTACCACATCATCCTCAGATCGCTGCCTGGCTACAGAGTCAGAAACTGCTATCGGATCAGGAGAG CTATGAATTTTCCAGACAGCTGGAGACTCCTCATGACACTTCTCCATCCAACAGCGGTTGGAGTCACCGAACTCTCGCCAAAAAGCTCTCATC GCTCTTGACAGGGAACGAGGAGTCCAAAAAGAACGCAGACCAGATCAGTGTGTCCTCGTCAGGATCCAGCGGCTCTGAAATTGAGGAAATATCCGCTTCTCAATCAGCGTCTTTTATATCACCG tCTCTTTCCAGCTGTGCTCAGAACGCTGAGGCTTTTCCCTCGTCTTCCTCTCCTGATTCCTCCACCATGTCCAGTTCATCCTCCAGCTCTCAGCAGGACCTCAACCTGAATCCAtcttcctccttctcctcctcttcaGCGTCAGCTGACCCTCACCTGGTCTCGTCCCACAAGCGCTCCGTCTCCATGACCTCCCTGCCCTTCTACAACAGACAGGTGGACGACTCGTGCATCATCAGGGTCAGCGTGGAGTTCTGCAACAATGGAAACATGTACAAGAGCATACTG TTGACCAGTCAGGATAAGACGGCCCAGGTAATCCAGAGAGCTCTGCAAAAACACAACCTGGAGGATGTTAGTGAGCAGGACTTCACCCTCATACAAGTTCTGGCCCAAGGCAGAG AGTTGCATATTCCAAAAAAGGCCAATGTATATTATGCCATGTCTACATCAGCCAACTACGACTTCGTTCTACGTCGATGCCCAAAAGGCCAGCGGAAACAACTCATGCGCTCTGTTTCACTGTCATCAGGACGAGCCACAAAATAA